In one window of Dyella thiooxydans DNA:
- a CDS encoding HDOD domain-containing protein yields the protein MGKLWRWILGYSDAAPAARTSVAAPAPLRDVIRDTPEAVPLAQLDERFHRFVLGLPDYAVDEPSLEERTLLRRLQLHSVQFDVRSLPRLPTVLPQLLRSLKADNVGGAQLSKLIGRDPVLVGEVMRVSRSIYYRTLHPIQSLQHAVVLLGQDGLRRVVTMHVMKPILHASAGMFGHVAGQRLWEHAERCAHACAYLGKSTSDPFEAYLAGIVCNTGTGAVVRLLDQEAPAEIGPLTGQFLAACARLGAQISLKAAQHWDLPANVLAALEERADGRTPPSSQLGRALACADTLTMTQVLCDHGLLPSGASPVGAQCEFFPAAMIERCQQDLQRQFREAEAQPD from the coding sequence ATGGGCAAGCTGTGGCGCTGGATTCTTGGCTATTCGGACGCTGCGCCGGCGGCGCGGACGTCTGTTGCCGCGCCGGCGCCGCTCCGCGATGTCATCAGGGACACCCCCGAGGCGGTACCGCTGGCCCAGCTCGACGAACGCTTCCACCGGTTCGTGCTGGGCCTGCCGGACTACGCGGTCGACGAGCCGAGCCTGGAGGAGCGCACCCTGCTGCGCCGCCTGCAGTTGCACAGCGTGCAGTTCGACGTGCGCAGCCTGCCCCGCCTGCCCACCGTGCTGCCTCAGCTGCTGCGCTCGCTCAAGGCCGACAACGTCGGCGGTGCCCAGCTGTCCAAGCTGATCGGCCGCGACCCGGTGCTGGTGGGCGAGGTGATGCGGGTCAGCCGAAGCATCTACTACCGCACCCTGCATCCGATCCAGAGTCTTCAGCACGCCGTGGTGCTGCTGGGCCAGGACGGCCTGCGCCGGGTGGTCACCATGCACGTGATGAAGCCGATCCTCCATGCCAGCGCCGGCATGTTCGGCCACGTCGCCGGCCAGCGCCTGTGGGAGCACGCCGAGCGCTGCGCGCACGCCTGCGCCTACCTGGGGAAGTCCACCTCGGACCCGTTCGAGGCGTATCTGGCCGGCATTGTGTGCAACACCGGCACCGGCGCCGTGGTGCGCCTGCTCGACCAGGAGGCTCCGGCCGAAATCGGCCCGCTCACCGGCCAGTTCCTGGCCGCCTGCGCCCGGCTGGGAGCCCAGATTTCGCTGAAGGCCGCCCAGCACTGGGATCTGCCGGCCAATGTGCTTGCGGCGCTGGAGGAACGTGCCGACGGACGCACGCCCCCGTCCTCGCAACTGGGGCGCGCGCTGGCCTGCGCCGACACGCTGACCATGACCCAGGTGCTGTGCGACCACGGCCTGCTGCCCAGCGGCGCCAGCCCGGTCGGGGCGCAGTGCGAGTTCTTCCCCGCCGCGATGATCGAGCGCTGCCAGCAGGACCTGCAACGCCAATTCCGCGAGGCCGAGGCGCAGCCGGACTAG
- a CDS encoding methylamine utilization protein, whose amino-acid sequence MRSPSSTRVFHGFAAGLAIMLASATGACASVLQVRVHDTHGAPVTDAVVSLQPLDRPAPPAHDALATMDQRNLSFVPQVLVVQTGSKVRFPNSDNVRHHVYSFSPAKRFELKLYAGNHASTVLFDHPGVDVLGCNIHDWMLGYVVVVDTPWFAKTGPEGVATLEAPRGRYTLQLWDARQDPATPPAGGTVILDGTPAQRQYTLALHPPELTNTAPPNLEIGLGDRAPSHAH is encoded by the coding sequence TTGAGATCACCATCATCCACACGTGTCTTCCACGGCTTCGCCGCCGGGCTGGCGATCATGCTCGCATCCGCCACCGGCGCCTGCGCATCGGTGCTGCAGGTCAGGGTGCACGACACGCACGGCGCACCCGTCACCGATGCCGTGGTCTCGCTGCAGCCGCTGGACCGACCCGCGCCACCAGCACATGACGCCCTCGCCACCATGGATCAGCGCAACCTCAGTTTCGTGCCGCAGGTGCTGGTGGTGCAGACGGGCAGCAAGGTGCGCTTCCCCAACAGCGACAATGTGCGCCACCACGTCTATTCGTTTTCGCCAGCCAAGCGCTTCGAACTGAAGCTCTACGCCGGCAACCACGCGTCCACCGTGCTTTTCGATCACCCCGGAGTGGACGTGCTCGGCTGCAACATCCACGACTGGATGCTTGGGTACGTGGTGGTGGTCGATACGCCCTGGTTCGCCAAGACCGGACCGGAAGGCGTGGCCACGCTCGAAGCGCCGCGCGGTCGCTACACGCTCCAGCTGTGGGACGCACGGCAGGATCCCGCTACGCCACCGGCCGGTGGGACCGTGATCCTCGACGGGACACCCGCGCAGCGGCAGTACACGCTCGCGCTGCACCCGCCCGAGCTCACCAACACAGCGCCGCCGAATCTCGAGATCGGCCTGGGGGACCGGGCCCCATCGCATGCGCATTGA
- a CDS encoding putative bifunctional diguanylate cyclase/phosphodiesterase — protein MRIDFRARLALLLLGLFVLVQVPTFLAFYYATRQSALNQAQARLDAGASVFGDLLASRGSQLQDAVRVTTADFGFKQAVATGDKPTIHSVLYNQGHRIAADLTVLTRLDGHVVASLDGDGRSVPAGDWSGLVAGADANASGTSVAVIGGRPYQLVIVPVRAPTPIAWVGMGFALDGKLARTLKELTGVEVSFVARDDDGQRWVASTLPAPGTTERDALFAAAGGRGGEPRLVALGPHDYFTRWQPLPGRGGTAGALLQYSRDRALSSYHALGGELLLIALVSLLASIGGVLWLSRNVTRPVSQLAEAARRIGHGDYLGLVPVEHNDELGQLAEAFNAMQRGIARRERQIAHAAFHDNLTSLPNRARMQQLLGEALARARDDGQPLGVLMLDLDRFKEINDTMGHAIGDRVLIEVAQRLQAALAEGDALARFGGDEFVLVVGAVDRAALDARVEAVVAGVSQPVTAGAVELFLEASAGMAVFPEHGEHPDDLLRRADIAMYDAKKARQRLQVYRTGRDAEHLHRLSLVNDLRRAVPNGELELHYQPKLQLSSRRVAHVEALLRWRHPQHGLVPPDEFIPLAEHSGLIRSLTDWVLHEVIRQCAEWADSGLDIGIALNLSAMDLGSGDLPDVLARHLARYRLDPGRLVLEITETAVMRDAFYSLEVLNRLKACGVMLAIDDFGTGYSSLSHLKRLPVDELKIDKSFVIGMDQDEDDAVIVRSTIELAHNMGLKVVAEGVETEATMELLHRYRCDSVQGYLISRPMAVAEATRWLGEASRRYNAEAAGTVA, from the coding sequence ATGCGCATTGATTTCCGCGCCCGCCTCGCGCTGCTGCTGCTGGGCCTGTTCGTGCTGGTGCAGGTGCCCACCTTCCTGGCGTTCTACTACGCCACCCGGCAGAGCGCGCTGAACCAGGCGCAGGCGCGACTGGACGCCGGCGCGAGCGTGTTCGGCGACCTGCTGGCCAGTCGCGGCAGCCAGCTGCAGGACGCGGTGCGCGTCACCACCGCGGACTTCGGCTTCAAGCAGGCGGTGGCCACGGGCGACAAACCCACCATCCACTCGGTGCTCTACAACCAGGGCCACCGCATCGCCGCCGACCTCACCGTGCTGACCCGGCTCGACGGCCACGTGGTCGCCAGCCTCGACGGCGACGGGCGCAGCGTGCCCGCCGGCGACTGGTCGGGACTGGTCGCCGGCGCGGATGCGAACGCCAGCGGCACCTCGGTGGCGGTCATCGGCGGGCGGCCCTACCAGCTGGTGATCGTGCCGGTCCGCGCGCCGACGCCGATCGCCTGGGTCGGCATGGGCTTCGCCCTCGACGGCAAGCTGGCGCGCACGCTGAAGGAGCTGACCGGGGTGGAGGTGAGCTTCGTGGCGCGCGACGACGACGGCCAGCGCTGGGTCGCCAGCACCCTGCCCGCTCCCGGCACCACCGAACGGGACGCGCTGTTCGCCGCGGCCGGCGGACGCGGTGGCGAACCCAGGCTGGTGGCGCTGGGTCCGCACGACTATTTCACCCGCTGGCAGCCGCTGCCCGGCCGTGGCGGCACCGCCGGCGCGCTGCTGCAGTACTCGCGCGACCGGGCGCTGTCGAGCTACCACGCGCTCGGCGGCGAGCTGCTGCTGATCGCGCTGGTATCACTGCTCGCCTCGATCGGCGGCGTGCTGTGGCTGTCGCGCAACGTGACCCGTCCGGTCTCGCAGCTCGCCGAGGCGGCCCGGCGCATCGGCCACGGCGACTACCTCGGACTGGTGCCGGTGGAGCACAACGATGAGCTCGGCCAGCTGGCCGAGGCGTTCAACGCCATGCAGCGCGGCATCGCCCGGCGCGAGCGGCAGATCGCCCATGCGGCCTTCCACGACAACCTCACCTCATTGCCGAACCGGGCGCGCATGCAGCAGCTGCTGGGCGAAGCGCTGGCACGGGCGCGCGACGACGGCCAGCCGCTCGGTGTGCTGATGCTGGACCTGGACCGCTTCAAGGAAATCAACGACACCATGGGCCACGCCATCGGCGATCGCGTGCTGATCGAGGTGGCCCAGCGCCTGCAGGCCGCCCTTGCCGAGGGCGACGCGCTTGCGCGCTTCGGCGGCGACGAGTTCGTGCTGGTGGTCGGCGCGGTCGACCGCGCCGCGCTGGACGCCCGGGTCGAAGCGGTGGTCGCCGGCGTCTCGCAGCCGGTGACAGCGGGCGCGGTGGAGCTGTTCCTGGAGGCCAGCGCCGGCATGGCGGTGTTCCCCGAGCACGGCGAACATCCGGACGACCTGCTGCGCCGCGCCGACATCGCGATGTACGACGCCAAGAAGGCGCGCCAGCGACTGCAGGTGTACCGCACCGGCCGCGACGCCGAACACCTGCACCGGCTCTCGCTGGTCAACGACCTGCGCCGCGCGGTGCCCAACGGCGAGCTGGAGCTCCACTACCAGCCCAAGCTGCAGCTCAGCAGCCGGCGCGTCGCCCATGTCGAGGCACTGCTGCGCTGGCGCCACCCGCAGCACGGACTGGTGCCGCCGGACGAGTTCATCCCGTTGGCCGAACACTCCGGCCTGATCCGCTCGCTCACCGACTGGGTGCTGCACGAGGTGATCCGGCAATGCGCCGAATGGGCCGACAGCGGACTGGACATCGGCATCGCGCTGAACCTGTCGGCGATGGACCTGGGCAGCGGCGACCTGCCCGACGTGCTGGCGCGCCACCTCGCCCGCTACCGGCTCGACCCGGGCCGGCTGGTGCTGGAGATCACCGAGACCGCGGTGATGCGCGACGCCTTCTACTCGCTGGAGGTGCTCAACCGCCTCAAGGCGTGCGGCGTGATGCTGGCGATCGACGATTTCGGCACCGGCTACTCCTCGCTGTCGCACCTCAAGCGCCTACCGGTGGACGAGCTGAAGATCGACAAGTCCTTCGTGATCGGCATGGACCAGGACGAGGACGACGCGGTGATCGTGCGCTCGACCATCGAGCTGGCCCACAACATGGGGCTGAAGGTGGTGGCCGAGGGCGTGGAGACCGAGGCCACCATGGAGCTGCTGCACCGCTACCGCTGCGACAGCGTGCAGGGCTACCTGATCAGCCGGCCGATGGCCGTCGCCGAGGCCACGCGCTGGCTGGGCGAGGCGAGCCGGCGGTACAACGCCGAAGCGGCGGGCACGGTGGCATGA
- a CDS encoding DUF3034 family protein: MKAAFAMLAVLALSPVVACAGDGRLLATGGVTEVEGSAGGGLVPWAVLAGYGTRDEVGATAFRTRLDLPDYRLDAWGAAFTWHDRVEFSVARDRFDLGTLGQAIGLPGAALRQDVISAKLRLAGDLVYGPWPQLAVGVQHKRLLDFTIPRLVGARRDRGTDVYLAASQVLLGAAGGYNLLWNATLRSTAANQFGLLGFGGDRGGRRLVGEGSLAVLLDPHVAVGAEYRQKPDHLSFARESRAADLFVAWFPDKHVSLTAAYVSLGPVAGLRDQRGWYLSLQGSL, encoded by the coding sequence ATGAAGGCGGCCTTCGCCATGCTCGCCGTGCTCGCCCTGTCGCCGGTCGTTGCATGCGCCGGCGACGGCCGCCTGCTCGCCACCGGCGGCGTGACCGAGGTCGAGGGCAGCGCCGGCGGCGGCCTGGTGCCGTGGGCGGTGCTGGCCGGCTACGGCACCCGCGACGAGGTCGGGGCCACCGCCTTCCGCACCCGGCTCGACCTGCCCGACTACCGGCTCGATGCCTGGGGAGCCGCGTTCACCTGGCACGACCGGGTGGAGTTCTCCGTGGCGCGCGACCGCTTCGACCTGGGCACGCTTGGCCAGGCCATCGGCCTGCCCGGGGCCGCACTGCGCCAGGACGTGATCAGCGCCAAGCTGCGTCTTGCCGGCGATCTGGTGTACGGCCCGTGGCCGCAGCTCGCGGTGGGCGTGCAGCACAAGCGCCTGCTGGATTTCACCATCCCGCGGCTGGTCGGCGCACGGCGCGACCGTGGCACCGACGTCTATCTCGCCGCCAGCCAGGTGCTGCTCGGCGCCGCTGGCGGCTACAACCTGTTGTGGAACGCGACGCTGCGCTCCACCGCGGCCAACCAGTTCGGCCTGCTCGGCTTCGGCGGCGACCGTGGCGGGCGCCGGCTGGTCGGCGAGGGCTCGCTGGCGGTGCTGCTGGATCCGCACGTGGCGGTGGGCGCCGAATACCGGCAGAAGCCGGACCATCTCTCGTTCGCCCGCGAGAGCCGCGCGGCCGACCTTTTCGTCGCCTGGTTCCCGGACAAGCACGTGTCGCTGACCGCAGCCTACGTGTCGCTCGGCCCGGTCGCCGGGCTGCGCGACCAGCGCGGCTGGTACCTCTCGCTGCAGGGGAGCCTGTGA
- a CDS encoding group I truncated hemoglobin yields MRRLAPLAALALLAACAGAPNREPTLYEQLGGRDGIAAITDHLLDAFARDPRVAPTFDHVDIRRFRRYFADYLCQTADGPCRYTGDPMSEVHRGMHIDEAMFNAVVQDLIIAMDREHVPVRVQNRLLARLAPQRKDIIYH; encoded by the coding sequence ATGCGGCGCCTCGCCCCGCTTGCCGCGCTCGCGCTGCTGGCCGCCTGTGCCGGCGCGCCGAACCGCGAGCCGACGCTGTACGAGCAGCTCGGTGGGCGCGACGGCATCGCGGCGATCACCGACCACCTGCTCGACGCGTTCGCCCGCGACCCGCGGGTGGCCCCGACCTTCGATCATGTCGACATCCGGCGCTTCCGCCGCTACTTCGCCGACTACCTGTGCCAGACCGCCGACGGCCCCTGCCGCTACACCGGCGACCCGATGTCCGAGGTGCATCGTGGCATGCACATCGACGAAGCGATGTTCAACGCGGTCGTGCAGGACCTGATCATCGCGATGGACCGGGAACACGTCCCGGTACGCGTGCAGAACCGGCTGCTGGCCCGCCTGGCGCCGCAGCGCAAGGACATCATCTACCACTGA
- a CDS encoding oxidoreductase-like domain-containing protein codes for MAELERDPRPQPPPEPEPGECCGQGCIPCVYDLYEQALGEYGEALAAWRARHPDAPA; via the coding sequence ATGGCGGAACTGGAACGTGATCCCAGGCCGCAGCCTCCGCCGGAGCCCGAGCCCGGCGAGTGCTGTGGCCAGGGCTGCATCCCCTGTGTCTACGATCTGTACGAGCAGGCGCTGGGCGAGTACGGCGAGGCGCTGGCGGCGTGGCGCGCCCGTCATCCGGACGCGCCGGCCTGA
- a CDS encoding class I SAM-dependent methyltransferase — protein MRLTLLAASLALLMPMAAVASSHARTEPSYVRAAVADPARKADAANDARRKIGALMTFAEVKPGQKVVDLIPGSGYFSRVFSVIVGPKGHVYGIWPDAYDKVSQPDSANLRKLSQEPHYANISVLVQPATQFSTPEPVDLVFTSQNYHDYPDKFMGHVDPVAFDKQVYDALKPGGLFVVVDHVAPAGSGMSDTDTLHRIDPAIVKKQVESVGFVFDGESKVLRNPKDPHDIKVFDPSIRGHTDQFAYRFRKPAH, from the coding sequence ATGCGCCTTACCCTGCTTGCCGCCAGCCTGGCGTTGCTGATGCCGATGGCCGCTGTCGCCTCGTCCCATGCCAGGACGGAACCGTCCTACGTGCGCGCCGCCGTCGCCGATCCGGCGCGCAAGGCGGACGCTGCCAACGACGCGCGCCGCAAGATCGGCGCGCTGATGACCTTTGCCGAGGTGAAGCCGGGTCAGAAGGTGGTGGACCTGATCCCCGGCAGCGGCTACTTCAGCCGGGTGTTTAGCGTGATCGTGGGCCCGAAAGGCCATGTCTACGGCATCTGGCCCGACGCCTACGACAAGGTGTCCCAGCCCGATTCGGCCAACCTGCGCAAGCTCTCGCAGGAGCCGCATTACGCCAACATCAGCGTGCTGGTGCAGCCGGCGACGCAATTCTCTACGCCCGAGCCGGTGGATCTGGTGTTCACCTCGCAGAACTACCACGACTATCCGGACAAGTTCATGGGCCACGTCGACCCGGTGGCGTTCGACAAGCAGGTGTACGACGCGCTCAAGCCCGGCGGCCTGTTCGTGGTGGTCGACCACGTGGCGCCGGCCGGATCCGGCATGAGCGATACCGATACATTGCACCGGATCGACCCGGCCATCGTGAAGAAGCAGGTCGAGTCGGTCGGCTTCGTGTTCGACGGCGAGAGCAAGGTCTTGCGCAACCCGAAGGATCCGCACGACATCAAGGTGTTCGATCCGTCGATCCGCGGGCATACCGACCAGTTCGCCTACCGCTTCCGCAAGCCCGCGCACTGA
- a CDS encoding GGDEF domain-containing protein, whose product MTLLFACVFVLLHASAIFFLPAYAMQVSYAFLLAAPLIAAAAALRQGLRGGWRAGRGWLLMALGMVSWALGMAASLRQDLFLDNANAAPGDSTLLFVLYGVPIVLAISAPYVEGESPLVRSIDAMLALALGYLFYVHVFSVVTLHGAGSREQAEYMARMLDAENLFVLLASAIRFSASDRRHEFQFYRAVVTFAGLYTVTTAYYNHFVALGDHPDFGSLRDPLVDVPFLAFALTAWRERARTPRRPSPALVRMVRSGSPLLMALALLALAIVVLQERFYAGVTGIVVAVLGYGARNTLTQVQHIKNEEGLRRQSDELATMAHTDSLTGLPNRRALDEALERAWYRPGVIRDRITLLMIDIDYFKQLNDTYGHPAGDACLKKIAEALRQVLGRPGDMLGRYGGEEFAVVMTGAPLQAGLVVAERLRQTVEALAIENSGSPHGVVTISVGVSSSMAGLRPLDLLVAQADSALYQAKRNGRNRMAAIDD is encoded by the coding sequence ATGACCTTGCTGTTCGCATGCGTTTTCGTCCTCCTGCATGCGTCGGCGATCTTTTTCCTGCCTGCCTATGCCATGCAGGTGTCCTACGCCTTCCTGCTGGCCGCGCCCCTGATCGCGGCCGCCGCAGCCCTGCGTCAGGGCCTGCGCGGTGGATGGCGCGCCGGACGTGGCTGGCTGCTGATGGCGCTGGGCATGGTGTCGTGGGCGCTGGGCATGGCGGCAAGCCTGCGACAGGACCTGTTCCTGGACAACGCGAACGCGGCCCCGGGCGACAGCACGCTGCTGTTCGTGTTGTACGGGGTGCCGATCGTGCTGGCCATCTCGGCACCTTATGTGGAGGGCGAGTCCCCGCTGGTGCGGAGCATCGATGCCATGCTCGCCCTGGCACTGGGCTACCTGTTCTACGTGCACGTGTTCAGCGTGGTGACCCTGCATGGCGCCGGCAGCCGCGAGCAGGCCGAATACATGGCCCGCATGCTCGATGCCGAGAACCTGTTCGTGCTGCTCGCCTCGGCCATCCGCTTCAGCGCCAGCGACCGTAGGCACGAATTCCAGTTCTACCGGGCGGTGGTCACCTTCGCCGGCCTCTATACGGTGACCACCGCCTACTACAACCACTTCGTGGCGCTGGGCGACCATCCCGACTTCGGCTCGCTGCGCGACCCGCTGGTCGACGTCCCTTTCCTGGCCTTCGCACTGACCGCCTGGCGCGAGCGCGCGCGGACACCGCGACGGCCGTCGCCGGCCCTCGTCCGCATGGTCCGCAGTGGCAGTCCGCTGTTGATGGCGCTGGCGCTGCTCGCCCTTGCGATCGTGGTGCTGCAGGAGCGCTTCTACGCAGGCGTGACCGGCATCGTGGTGGCCGTGCTGGGCTACGGCGCCCGCAATACGCTCACCCAGGTCCAGCACATCAAGAACGAGGAAGGACTGCGCCGGCAGAGCGACGAGCTGGCAACGATGGCGCACACCGACAGCCTCACCGGCCTGCCGAACCGGCGCGCACTGGACGAGGCGCTGGAGCGTGCCTGGTACCGGCCCGGGGTGATCCGTGACCGCATCACCCTGCTGATGATCGACATCGACTACTTCAAGCAGCTCAACGATACCTACGGCCACCCGGCCGGGGATGCCTGCCTGAAGAAGATCGCCGAAGCGCTGCGGCAGGTGCTGGGGCGACCGGGCGACATGCTGGGCCGTTACGGTGGCGAGGAGTTCGCGGTGGTGATGACCGGGGCTCCGCTGCAGGCCGGGCTGGTGGTCGCCGAGCGGCTGCGCCAGACCGTCGAGGCGCTGGCGATCGAGAATTCCGGCAGCCCGCACGGCGTCGTCACGATCAGCGTCGGGGTATCCAGCAGCATGGCCGGACTGCGCCCGCTGGACCTGCTGGTGGCCCAGGCCGACAGCGCCCTGTACCAGGCCAAGCGAAACGGCCGCAACCGCATGGCGGCCATCGACGACTAG
- a CDS encoding 2'-5' RNA ligase family protein, which produces MPSPQDSLFDPVQAPMPRHRLFFALVPSEAARARLAEVAASLRAQRALTGRWVQPARYHLTLAFLGDHVTLGDALLASARAAGQAAAAQASPFVWMADRIDSFRGRQPPCVLRGGSDVRALLELWSGLRRELVRRALDGHMVRSFVPHVTLAYAERALPAPVMLEGGVEWPVDALELLHGEVGHRDYRTLGRWRLGG; this is translated from the coding sequence ATGCCTTCGCCGCAAGACAGCCTGTTCGACCCGGTGCAGGCACCCATGCCACGCCATCGCCTGTTCTTCGCACTGGTCCCTTCGGAGGCCGCACGGGCGCGGCTTGCCGAGGTCGCCGCCTCGCTGCGCGCGCAACGTGCACTGACGGGACGCTGGGTGCAGCCGGCGCGATACCACCTGACGCTGGCCTTCCTTGGCGACCACGTGACCCTCGGCGACGCGCTGCTCGCTTCGGCGCGTGCGGCGGGTCAAGCTGCCGCCGCGCAAGCGTCGCCGTTCGTCTGGATGGCCGATCGCATCGACAGCTTCCGCGGTCGCCAGCCGCCCTGCGTGCTGCGAGGTGGATCGGATGTCCGTGCGCTGCTGGAACTGTGGAGTGGTCTGCGGCGTGAGCTGGTACGCCGTGCCCTGGACGGCCACATGGTTCGCAGCTTCGTGCCGCATGTGACCCTGGCCTACGCCGAGCGCGCATTGCCGGCACCGGTCATGCTCGAGGGAGGCGTGGAGTGGCCGGTCGATGCGCTCGAGTTGCTGCACGGTGAGGTCGGTCATCGTGACTACCGGACGCTCGGTCGCTGGCGGCTGGGAGGCTAG
- a CDS encoding LysR family transcriptional regulator, protein MPARRIDLNLFRVLDAIHVHGGISAAARALHLTQPAVTHSLNRLREHFGDPLFVRQGNRVVPTERTLRVIGDVQQHLRGLQASVQRELPFVPGTLEMTFTIGCRDVLESIALPPLVRRLAEKAPGVRLVSRRVTAGELERDLLAGTLDLAVDRRQRVGARIASEPVIDEPLGVAMRRDHPLAKYPLRRPDYLAASHVAVSPLGEPAALDVLLHQDGRDRDVRLTCQHYFAACQVVAASDLLLTLPAGYAQSLAAMLPLVVQALPLKLKPVPIHAYWSAARTDEAGHAWLRGEIMAAIRAASAALPGGR, encoded by the coding sequence ATGCCCGCCCGCCGCATCGACCTCAACCTGTTCCGCGTGCTCGATGCGATCCACGTGCACGGCGGGATCAGCGCCGCGGCGCGCGCGCTGCACCTGACCCAGCCGGCGGTGACGCATTCGCTCAACCGCCTGCGCGAGCACTTCGGCGATCCGCTGTTCGTCCGCCAGGGCAACCGCGTGGTGCCGACCGAGCGCACGCTGCGGGTGATCGGCGACGTGCAGCAGCACCTGCGCGGCCTGCAGGCCAGCGTGCAGCGCGAGCTGCCGTTCGTGCCGGGGACGCTGGAGATGACCTTCACCATCGGCTGTCGCGACGTGCTCGAGTCGATCGCCCTGCCGCCGCTCGTGCGGCGGCTGGCGGAGAAGGCGCCGGGTGTGCGGCTGGTGAGCCGCCGCGTGACGGCGGGCGAGCTGGAGCGTGACCTGCTCGCCGGCACGCTGGATCTGGCCGTGGATCGCCGTCAGCGCGTCGGCGCGCGGATCGCCAGCGAGCCGGTGATCGACGAACCGTTGGGGGTGGCGATGCGCCGCGACCATCCGCTGGCGAAATACCCGCTGCGCCGACCCGACTACCTCGCCGCCAGCCACGTGGCGGTGTCGCCGCTGGGCGAGCCGGCGGCACTGGACGTGCTGCTGCATCAGGACGGTCGCGACCGCGACGTGCGCCTGACCTGCCAGCACTATTTCGCCGCCTGCCAGGTGGTGGCGGCGAGCGACCTGCTGCTGACCCTGCCGGCCGGCTACGCGCAGAGCCTGGCCGCGATGCTGCCGCTGGTGGTGCAAGCGCTGCCGCTCAAGCTCAAGCCGGTGCCGATCCATGCCTACTGGTCGGCCGCGCGGACCGACGAAGCCGGTCACGCCTGGTTGCGCGGCGAGATCATGGCGGCGATACGGGCTGCCTCGGCGGCGTTGCCGGGCGGGCGCTGA
- a CDS encoding acyl-CoA dehydrogenase family protein codes for MDFSHSSRSRELLDRLDRFMREKVIPAEPVYASQLAGGADHTRWRQPPIMETLKSQARAEGLWNLFLPDGEHGAGLSNADYAPLAERMGHSFIAPEVFNCNAPDSGNMEVLARYGTPAQQAQWLKPLLGGSIRSAFCMTEPEVASSDATNMRATATLDGDEVVLDGHKWWSTGIGHPHCRVLIFMGLTDPHAPPHARHSMVLCPLDAPGVTVERMLTVFHDYDEPGGHGQVRFDNVRVPASNILLGPGRGFEIAQGRLGPGRVHHCMRAIGAAERALALLCRRARERVAFGKPLAELGGNGERIAELRMAIEQARLLTLKAAWTLDTAGPKAALSLVSQIKVVVPNVAQRVIGAAIQIHGGAGLSDDFPLAALYAYARVLRLADGPDEVHRAVVAKLELKAQQQHGDAR; via the coding sequence GTGGATTTCTCGCACTCCAGCCGCAGTCGCGAACTGCTCGACCGCCTCGACCGCTTCATGCGCGAGAAGGTGATCCCGGCCGAACCGGTCTATGCCAGCCAGCTCGCCGGCGGCGCCGACCACACCCGCTGGCGCCAGCCGCCGATCATGGAAACGCTGAAAAGCCAGGCGCGGGCCGAAGGCCTGTGGAATCTGTTCCTGCCCGACGGCGAGCACGGCGCCGGCCTGTCCAACGCGGACTACGCGCCGCTGGCCGAGCGCATGGGGCACAGCTTCATCGCGCCGGAGGTGTTCAACTGCAACGCGCCGGACAGCGGCAACATGGAAGTGCTGGCTCGCTACGGCACGCCGGCGCAGCAGGCACAGTGGCTTAAGCCTCTGCTGGGCGGATCGATCCGCTCGGCGTTCTGCATGACCGAGCCGGAGGTCGCTTCCTCCGACGCCACCAACATGCGCGCCACCGCCACGCTGGACGGCGACGAGGTGGTGCTCGACGGCCACAAGTGGTGGTCCACCGGCATCGGCCATCCGCACTGCCGGGTGCTGATCTTCATGGGCCTGACCGATCCTCACGCGCCGCCGCACGCGCGCCACTCGATGGTGCTGTGCCCGCTGGATGCGCCGGGCGTCACCGTCGAGCGCATGCTCACCGTGTTCCACGACTACGACGAGCCGGGCGGCCATGGCCAGGTGCGTTTCGACAACGTGCGCGTGCCTGCGTCGAACATCCTGCTCGGTCCCGGCCGCGGCTTCGAGATTGCGCAGGGACGGCTGGGCCCCGGCCGCGTGCACCACTGCATGCGGGCGATCGGCGCAGCGGAACGCGCGCTCGCCCTGCTCTGCCGCCGCGCCCGCGAACGGGTCGCCTTCGGCAAGCCGCTGGCCGAGCTGGGCGGCAACGGCGAGCGCATCGCCGAGCTGCGCATGGCGATCGAACAGGCCCGGCTGCTCACGCTGAAAGCGGCCTGGACGCTCGACACCGCTGGCCCCAAGGCCGCGCTGAGCCTGGTCTCGCAGATCAAGGTGGTGGTGCCGAACGTGGCGCAGCGGGTGATCGGCGCGGCGATCCAGATCCACGGCGGCGCCGGTCTTTCCGACGACTTCCCGCTGGCCGCGCTGTACGCGTATGCCCGCGTGCTGCGGCTCGCCGACGGCCCGGACGAAGTGCACCGCGCCGTGGTCGCCAAGCTCGAACTCAAGGCCCAGCAGCAACACGGAGACGCCCGATGA